In the Salvia miltiorrhiza cultivar Shanhuang (shh) chromosome 8, IMPLAD_Smil_shh, whole genome shotgun sequence genome, ACGGCACCGTGACGGATTCACAATCCACCTTGAGGGTCCGGTGAATCTTGAACACCCCAACCTTGAGCCTGATCTTGGCCCGCACCTTCACGTTCAAGTTGACCTCCCCCGCCGCCCGCTCCATCCTCAGGTCCCGCGCCGTGGCGCCGTAGACGGCGGCGTCCTTGGCCACCAGCTTGAGGTCGACGAAGGTGACGTTCCTCTTCCGCTGGTGGAAGGGGTGGACGTTGTTGACGGAGAGCTTCTGGTCCTCGTAGGCGACCGTCACGTCGATCCGGTCGTAGTAGATCGACACGTGGCGGT is a window encoding:
- the LOC131000122 gene encoding uncharacterized protein At1g08160-like; the protein is MAQTAAEAGQRRPMLQCAVLVVIALIAMTGLAVLIIWASVQPKKLHYSIEHGSITGFNLTSDKLSSNFGFALRANNPNRHVSIYYDRIDVTVAYEDQKLSVNNVHPFHQRKRNVTFVDLKLVAKDAAVYGATARDLRMERAAGEVNLNVKVRAKIRLKVGVFKIHRTLKVDCESVTVPFDSRKGFQRVLCETDLDN